A segment of the Gossypium hirsutum isolate 1008001.06 chromosome D10, Gossypium_hirsutum_v2.1, whole genome shotgun sequence genome:
GGCAAGGTCCTTACTAAGACGTAAAATCAAACGGGACCAAACGTctaataaaagaagtatagtCCTATACTTGTTTGACCCTTGAACCTTCGCCCCCATAGATCCCCTATTTtatctctctatttttttaaattaacaagCGAGTTACACCTCTAACTTTTTAAGCTGAATCAAACAGGATTCGAGTCACACAATTTTAACAATACTAAATAATTATGACTCAAAAATCAAAACAACTAAACCAATAAAATTACACAAGACCAAGTCCAGATTGtgtcatgcatcaataaattctTTTTAACCAAATTTCAAATAACAGCTGCATTTTTAGATTGCGTAATAAGACACTGACttgcaattttttatttatttaaagtccAAATTCCACCGtcaattttggaaattcatttaGTCAGTGCCAAAGCCATTGCCATGTGAGGGCGTCTTGTGAAAATTAGTCTATTCTATTTGTGATGGACATGGTGGCTACGTAGACGAGAGATTTCCATGGCACTCTAAAAAGTCTTTAAGTTCATGAAGGAAATGAGAATTTGTGGGGTGACTAAACGTGATTTAGTAGTTCATAAAGTCTTAAGTTTTAGCTTAATAGGCATCGATATTGTCGTCAGTATAGGAGAATGTGAGTTTGAGTGCTTTAGCGTGTATTATCCTCCCATTTAAGGATTGAGAAAGACTATAGGTATTTCTaagtattgtatcaaaaaaaaatttagtccacgatccaaaaaagataaaaagattgCCAACTTTTCATTCCATTATTAGTTATAACAAATGAAACTATAAACTtttccaataataattcttaTAACTTGTGAACAAGATTTTGACTCAATAGTAagattaagatttaaaattttgagaatttaagtTCAACtcttatatgtataaattaagtattaaaagtaaaatcataatcATCACATTGTATTTAGtaaattaaacataatttaaaaaaaacatagctaattgtaattttattctattaacaaaattatgaaaattcaaacattataatattagtaattaattataattaaattaaccctaaaatttgaaataaacactaaaaaattaatatagttCTATGAGTGGAAAAATAtgtaacttttgtcaaatacatgTATCACGTACATTGAACCAAAAGACACAAATACCACATtggaaaaaaatgtaaaactcaggtatcaaataataattaagccaATAGAATTTGAGTTAATATCTTTATACAAAATCCTTTGGTATCAAAAcctatattatataaaatatatattaaaaatattaaaaaatagactCTATACAAGAAACAACAAATGTTAACCCGCCTTAGACATTTTTGGTTAAGacataaattttgggtttttaagcaTTTAGATTTGAGTCTCATCATGCACAATTACAATGCGTAAGTGTCATGGGCTGAGATTTCAGATTGTCACAACTTACGGCCTTAGACGTGAGACTTAAGCCAACGTTGCCTAAGTATAGCCTTTTGAAAACTGACAATGGCAATGGCACTTGAGAGAATCAAACGAATAAGGAAGAGTTTAGGAGAATGCTATGTAGTGAATTAAACTTAAGAAAATATATACAAGAGGGCTTTACAAATGAACTCTCTAACTACACTCACAAGTATGCCTAAGCATGCTACTCTCAAGCTCACACCTCACTTGGATGACACTTCCATCTACAAATGGTGGAGAGGATGCTAACCCTGTTTATAGGCAACCCTAGAACAATCCAACAGGTAATATTCACCCTAATGGATGGCTACGATAATTTCTATCTCAAATTATCTATTTAAGTCGGTTATGACTAGTCAGAAGCTGTTTGGaagattaaaattttgattaattttatataaattatcctaaaattttgattaattatgtaaatgaCTTTCTATTTTGATTATATACGTAAATGACTTAAAATGAAGAGTAAAAATTAGTGGAGCCAAAGAGAATGGCGCCACCAACATGCCTTGTTAGCTACCTAAATAAAAAAGTCAATTTTTGGTGGTGCTAAGAAGAATGGCACCACCTATATAAATACTAgggaaatattttaattgaaaagcatttggggactttaaaaaaaaattcatatttagtCCAATCCTCTATTTcttgatttctttttaaaaaaccctttatcaaacaattaattcacatTACGCACATTATttacatgaaaattattttaaattgccAACATTTCAAATAACTATAAATTTACATAAttcacaaaatataattttagatttgcaacattccaaaataatttcacttaacttaccatatataattttacaataCGAGCAAGTTTCTcagtaataataaaacataattaaatgattttgctcaagactagaggtgctcatgggccgggcggcctggCCTGACggtccgcccgaaatatgggaggattcgggtaaaaatataggcctaaaatatgggcttggacaaaaaactgaggcccgtttagaaaaagGGCCGGGCCTCGAGTACCACTTTTTTAGCCCGGGCTCAGCCCGGCCCGAATATTCCGATTACTCGATTCTAGAGGGTTTCTTAAGCTGCCTCAATATTCCGATTACTCCTCCAAACTTCTAGAGTCTTCATCTCTAGGAGCTTCCCCACACTTCTAGGAGGCCCAAATCCTTGGTTTCTCGAATGACCCTCTAGTGACTTGGTTGGAATTTTTTTGCCCTAGTTGGCACTCATAGTTGTCACTTGCAGTCTCAACACATGGACCATGACATAGGACTCTACTCCCAACATATGTGTATGCCATGATACATTTTAGTCCAATTCTTTCTAATTTTCGTCCAAATCTTTATCCAATGATTTCATTTTATGTTGTAATTCCTTATTTGaacttgtattttaaaaataaaaataaacaatgaatatatgaaaatgaaattgtctTGACATATATGAAGCGATAATTAAAATTCTTGTAAAACACTTATTTAACACAGGTTTAAACCGAATTATCATATCTCACCCTCAATATtgtataaaacaaatgaaaatgggtTTAACTATTTGTTTGAGGAACACATGCTTGAGAGTTGATGGTAAGATCAAAAAGCCTAGAAAATTGCCTAAGATTGAGCTCAGCAACCAAAGCCTAGAGAAATAAACCCAAAGGGCCTTGAGAGTGGTGTGCCCAATACCACTGCCTCTACACACACAACCCCCCCCCCCCGGGCAACCcccaaaaaaaatcatgaaaagtaAAAACCCAACAAAATTTACATGAACCAATCAAAATCCAAAAGGATAAATCACAAGAGATGAGGTTGATTACTAGATCCTCTTAAACAGCCCCCACATAACAAGACACGTACGTGTGTCCCCCCGTTTGACAGTTATGTTTTCAACCCCAACTCTTCACAAACTTCACTTCCAGTTTTTCTCCGCATGATCCTCGGTATATGCTTCCACAAAATTCTCTTCTTATCCCCCCCTCCCCCCTCCCCTTTCTTCCCATTCTAATCAATGGCGGCCACCACCACCATAACACCTTGTTCTTCTTCTATTCTTCtccataataataacaaaacaaacCCTTTTTTCCACTCTTTAAACCCCAAAAAACCATCTCTTCTCTTCCACCCTTTTCctaccctttctttctttccatcTCTCTCCTCTTCTACTCCACCACCACCACTATGTGCCCCACGCGTATACACCGCAACTATAGAGTACGCGCCGCCTGCTCCAGACTCCAATTTCCACCATGAAATCTCTCGCTTAAAAGCTCTTCGTTTAAAGCTTTCATCTTCCACAACCCTCAAGCAAAAGCTCAAAATCCTTGACTCTGATGCTAAAGTCAagttctttttaaacacccatggTTATAAAAAGGTTTTGAGTTCACTCGGTTTGGGCTTAAACGAATTGTTTTTGGTTAAGTCCATGGTTGCAGCTGGTCAAGACCATGTGTTCGACATGGGTTTTGGTTTTGAAGATAGGGAAATGAGTTCAGTGAAGACGGCGCTTTATTCATTGGCCAAAATCATTGAAAAATGGGACTTCAGCAATGGCGGCAATGGCAATGTTGGAAGAGAGAATCAAAACGGCGGTGTTTTGGTGGGTGAGGACACTCAACAAGACTTCAACAACCTGTTGAAGGTTTTAGGTGAAGTTGAAGAGTTTTATGATTGTATTGGTGGAATTATAGGgtaaagttttcatttttatcGCATTTCGTTTCTTATTAAATTTCTGACTTTCGACTAACATTGCTTTGTTTTGTTTGTAGGTATCAAATAATGGTGCTTGAGCTACTTGCACAATCCTCATTTGAAACTCAATCTATAAACAATTCCAATCATTTACATGAATCAATGGAATGTCAGTTTTTAGAAATTCATCCTCCTATTGGCTGTGACCTTTCATCAAACACTGAATATGCATCTCAAGCTGCTTTATGGGGAATTGAGGTTAGCGCCAATGGAGTGTTTTTCTATTTATGTGTAGGCTAAATTCTCGAATAGGGACCAAGGAATTACTTGTATAATGTCAAACTTTTTAAAAAGGTCAAATCTTTTTTAATATGCTTATGTGTTCTATTTTAAACACTTTAGCATTCACTTAATTTTGTATTATGAAGTGCTTGAAAAACCATGAGCATTTTCGAAAAGGTTTGACCTTTATACGAgcatttatattttaaacattttagcATTCACTTAATTTTGTATTATGAGGCGCTTGTAAAACCTTTATTTGAACACTTTCGAATTTGGCCATTACATGAGCATTTAggtaaggttaaaatatgccataaatttttaatactttttgtaaatttagaatttaatttttgtacttttatttctaggaattaAGTCTtgctttttagatttcaaaattcaggtctaaTTGTTAACCTTGttaaatttctagaaataaaagtacatgtcctaaatttcaaatttgtgaagagtacagggacctatgacatattttaacctataggTAAAATGATACGGATATGTCCACAAAGTTTGCTTGAATAATAAGATATGATCTGTTTTAGGGTTTGCCAGATTTAGGTGAAATATATCCATTGGGAGGTTCAGCTGATAGGCTTGGTTTGGTTGATTCTGAAACTGGTGAATGTCTTCCAGCTGCAATGCTTCCTTATTGTGGCAGAACATTGTTAGAAGGTCTTGTAAGAGATCTTCAGGTATATACAAATGTTTGGTAAAAGTATAATAGAAGCCCCTGTACTATGGGTCAGATTGAATTGTgctccctctactaaaaaaatagacAAGTTAGTTCCTAGTTCAAAGAGCGTATTGGTCATTTTTAGGCACTGTTAAAAACTGGCGTGGCTGATGGAATAATCAAACTGATATGTGGTAtgccagtttttaatagtagaaatgaataaattttttaatagatcactttgctctttgatttaatgtgcaatgaCTAATTTGACTATTTTTTGAGTAGGGGGGCTAGTATAGAGACATCCATGGTACTTTTTACCACAAATGCTTTTATGTCTTTTTTCGTGCCAGACTTGTGTTGGTTTTTTACGTTTTTATTGCATGGATGTAAGGCTAGAGAGTTCCTTTACTTCAAGCTATATGGCAAACAATGCATCACTCCTGTTGCGATCATGACGAGTTCGGCTAAGAACAACCATGAACATATCACTTCGCTTTGTGAAAAACTCGGATGGTTTGGAAGAGGCCGGTCAAGTTTTCGACTCTTTGAACAGGTTGGAGTTCTCTACTGTCTGTTTCTATCCCGTTATTCGTGCTCGTTATTAATTTGTACATATAAATTTTGTTAGCCTTTAGTCCCTGCCGTAAGTGCCGAAGACGGACAATGGCTGGTTAGGAAACCGTTTGTGCCTGTATGTAAGCCTGGTGGTCATGGTGTAATATGGAAACTCGCGTACGATAAAGGTGTTTTTCAATGGTTTTATGATCATGGAAGGAAAGGTGCTACCGTTCGGCAAGTCAGGTTAGGCATATGTATTATATATCGGAACTTATTTGCATGATATGATATGTACCGGTCgcttaatttttagaatttgcaGTAATGTCGTCGCTGCTACTGATGTGACCCTCTTGGCATTGGCGGGGATTGGTTTACATCATGGAAAGGTATGCTTGTTAATAGATATCCTGAGTTCATTGGGATTGAGTTCGTTTGCTGAATCAGTATTTGTAACAGAAACTCGGGTTCGCGTCCTGCAAGAGGAACATGGGTGCTACGGAAGGAATCAATGTTCTAATCGAGAAGAACCTCGATGGGGAGTGGGCATACGGTTTGTCATGCATTGAATACACTGAATTTGATAAGTTTGGAATCACAAGCGGACATCGTTCACCTAATAGGTACACCAAGTTCGATACATTCAGTTTTAATTCATCCCTTCCGTATTTCCGTGCTGTATCAAGTAACAAACTCGGAAATTTCTCTTCATTGTATCAAGTTTGCAGGCAGAGTTCCCTGCTAATACGAACATTCTTTACGTGGATCTACCTTCAGTTGAGTTAGTTGCATCGAGTAGAAGTGAAAGAAGTTTACCCGGAATGGTTTTAAATACGAAAAAGTCGATTGTATACACGGATTATTTTGGAAACCGGCACAGGTACTCGGCTTCTATCCTTTCGCAGGGATAGCTCTTTCTTTGGTAACTTTTAAACCGCCCTTTTTTTGCAGTGTTCCCGGTGGCAGGCTTGAGTGCACTATGCAAAACATCGCGGAtaattttcttaatacatatCCATCTAGGTGTTTCAAGGGTGTGGAAGGTATCGTATTATCTGAGTTCAACCGTGACTTCTTCCATTGATATCATGTTATCATTTGGTTTTACATTGCTGCTACGTGTGTCTACAGATAATTTGGATACTTTTCTTGTTTATAACGAACGAAGAAGGGTCACATCATCCgctaagaagaaaagaaaacctttGGACACCTCACTTCACCAGGTAGTTTTCCGAATATTCTTCTTTCGCACCCTTGTTTTATATCGAATTAAACTATTTCAGATACTAAATTGTCTTTCCGGGGAAAACCGGTTCTATATGCAGACTCCTGAAGGTTCACTGTTGGATATCATGCGGAATGCTTATGATCTTCTTTCATGGTGCGATATTGATCTTCCCGAGGTATTTCCTATAAGAACTATTAACATTTTCCAGAACCAAGCTTTAACTACAAATATCCTATTTGGGTTTATTGAGCTTATCGTGTTCTTTCATATTACCTAGGTTGAAAGTAACGATAAATACGTTGACTCCAGACCACCGTTTCTCATCTTTCTACATCCCGCACTCGGACCAGTTTGGGAGGTCACCAGGCAGAAAGCAAGTATATTCTGGCTTTTGCAACTCATATTTTCCTTTGGTGTAATAACACTTTCTTCTGTTTCTCAGTTTAGCGGAGGTTCCATCTCTAAGGGCTCGGAGTTACAAGTCGAAGTAGCAGAGTTCTTGTGGAGAAACATTCAGGTCGTAAATATCTCGATGAATGGTTTTAGTAATGCTATATCATTATCTTTTACACTGACACGGGGTTTTCTTTTCCTCCAGCTCGATGGGAGCATGATTATTGTAGCTGAAAACATTATGGGCTCGACTAGGATCGATGACAAAGGTGAACTGATATTACAACACGGACACAGGTTTCGTATTGCATGCTTTCGTGTATCTTCAAAGATTGTACCAATTGATTCTCGGGTTCAAGATTGAGTTCATCTTTTATGCAGGTGTGGAAGATGTAAGTTATGTAACATAACGGTCCTGAATGACGGAATTGACTGGACTTCCGGAGACAACGTTTATTGGAAGCATGACATTCACCGTTCCGAGGCACTTAAGGTTATATTACACGGAAATGCCGAGTTTGAGGCCTACAATGTTATCATACAGGTTAAATCTGATAACCATCAAACAATTTAAACCCGGGTCTCAGTACcttattttaattggtgttgtccGTTCATACTCAAGCCGGTTTTCTGAGTCACACTCTGTTCATATTTCGGTTTTTTCCTTCATGCAGGGAAATCATGTATTTGAAGTCCCAGATGGCTATAAAATGAAGATTACTGCTGGAGATTCAGGTTTGCATAATTCGATGCATCGGCTTTTTTTTTAGCATTGGTGGATTTCAGAAACTTGATTTTCCGTTGTGCTTATAGAACGATCTTGATTTCAACACGGTTTTTCTCATGAACTCATCTACGTCATTCACTTCGATTGCAGGTTTAGTCGTTCAGATGGACCTGATTCCGCAGAATCTGATGGATAACGGAAGTTGGTTCTGGAAATACGATACCAAAGGCAGCCACATTTTGCTGGAATTGGTAGAGTTGTAAAAAAGATCATCTCCCAATGATTAACTCTTTGGTTTACGCGAATCACTGTTCGCTATCACTGAGCTTCAACCACTTTAGTTCTGATCGGTTGAACATAAGTTTAACCTGTCCTATACTAGTAAATATTCGAGTTTACCGGTATTAGCTTGATGTGCAtacatttgtttttttcttatcGGAAAAATGTAAACGAACAATGTATAAGTTCTATCAATGAAATTTGTATTCATATAATCATTAGAATTCGTGTTTTTGAAACGAAACTTATTGTGCAAGTAAAATCAAGAATTGACAAATTTACACTCGACAAAGAACGTTACATGTTTATCCAATAGGATTATGAGATTGTGAGCAGCATCGGTTGAGTAATCTAAGCAACGCGTTGGCTTTTCTTCGAGCTTTAGGTGAACCATCAGTGGCCAAGCTTTGAAGCGAAGGAATGCTTCTCGGGTTTATCAAAAGCCGTCTCGCGACTTCCTCTCCGCCATCTTTGCACAATCCGAGCAAAAGTGTTATCGAGTTTTCCTTCCCTTCGGCTGATCCAAATCTCAAAAGATCGATAAGAAGAGGCACCAAAGGTCTACTCTTTTTAATAGCTTCGAGCCCTTGTGGGCAACTTAAAAGCAGGGCCAAAACACCCAATGCATCATCTGTTATACCTGCTTTATCATCCATCAACAATTCAATAAGCAACGGAACGGCCCCGGCAGCTACAGTTTTCAGTTTGTTAGCATTGTAAAGCGCAAGGTTGCATAATGCCATTGCAGCGTCCCGTTTTCCAGTCGTTGTTCCTTCTCTAAGGAGCGCAACGAGGGCTGGGATTGCTTGAGAATGAGCTCCGATAGCTACCTTGAAGTCATCTATCATCGACAAGCTAAAAATCGCAGCTGCTGCATTTTCTCGTGCCTCCATCGTTTTTCCTGATTCGAGAACATCAACTATATTCTTGATAGCTCCGGCCGCCATGATCAAGATTTTATTGTTGTCGAAAATCGAAAGATTAAGCAATGCAGTAACAGCGTTTTCCTGGGTTCTTGGATCGTTAGAGCTCAGCATCGTAACAAGAAACGGTATAGCTCCTGCCTCAGCAATTATCCTACGGTTATCCATCCCAGTTTTCGCAAGCAACCGTAACTCATAAGCTGCTTGTCTTTGAATATCAACGGAACCCATCGCCAATTTCCCGACCACAAACTCTGCAGTTCTTTTAACAGAATCAATCGCCACTTTGGTAGCGGAAATATGATCGACGGCTTTCTCGCACGTTTTTTTCTCCGACTCTGCATTTGACGAGCATTCCATTAACGGAATATTATTCTCTTGACACCACTGATGCACCAAGCTTTTTAACGCATAGTTTGGTATCAAAGCCATATGAATCAACCTTTGCCCGCTCTTAGGACATGTATAATGTCCCGTATTAATCCATTGAGCTATCGAACTCCGATCATATGTATGTCCCGACGCCACAATCACCGGATCTTTCATCAAATCGAGCGATATCGGACACCGGAACTCATCCGGAACATTAAACGACGCCGACGTGCTCTTACCCACCGAACCCGAAACCTGTCTAACATCATTTTCTTCACTTTCTTCATTAAA
Coding sequences within it:
- the LOC107931841 gene encoding UTP--glucose-1-phosphate uridylyltransferase 3, chloroplastic isoform X1, yielding MAATTTITPCSSSILLHNNNKTNPFFHSLNPKKPSLLFHPFPTLSFFPSLSSSTPPPPLCAPRVYTATIEYAPPAPDSNFHHEISRLKALRLKLSSSTTLKQKLKILDSDAKVKFFLNTHGYKKVLSSLGLGLNELFLVKSMVAAGQDHVFDMGFGFEDREMSSVKTALYSLAKIIEKWDFSNGGNGNVGRENQNGGVLVGEDTQQDFNNLLKVLGEVEEFYDCIGGIIGYQIMVLELLAQSSFETQSINNSNHLHESMECQFLEIHPPIGCDLSSNTEYASQAALWGIEGLPDLGEIYPLGGSADRLGLVDSETGECLPAAMLPYCGRTLLEGLVRDLQAREFLYFKLYGKQCITPVAIMTSSAKNNHEHITSLCEKLGWFGRGRSSFRLFEQPLVPAVSAEDGQWLVRKPFVPVCKPGGHGVIWKLAYDKGVFQWFYDHGRKGATVRQVSNVVAATDVTLLALAGIGLHHGKKLGFASCKRNMGATEGINVLIEKNLDGEWAYGLSCIEYTEFDKFGITSGHRSPNSLQAEFPANTNILYVDLPSVELVASSRSERSLPGMVLNTKKSIVYTDYFGNRHSVPGGRLECTMQNIADNFLNTYPSRCFKGVEDNLDTFLVYNERRRVTSSAKKKRKPLDTSLHQTPEGSLLDIMRNAYDLLSWCDIDLPEVESNDKYVDSRPPFLIFLHPALGPVWEVTRQKFSGGSISKGSELQVEVAEFLWRNIQLDGSMIIVAENIMGSTRIDDKGELILQHGHRCGRCKLCNITVLNDGIDWTSGDNVYWKHDIHRSEALKVILHGNAEFEAYNVIIQGNHVFEVPDGYKMKITAGDSGLVVQMDLIPQNLMDNGSWFWKYDTKGSHILLELVEL
- the LOC107931841 gene encoding UTP--glucose-1-phosphate uridylyltransferase 3, chloroplastic isoform X2, with the translated sequence MAATTTITPCSSSILLHNNNKTNPFFHSLNPKKPSLLFHPFPTLSFFPSLSSSTPPPPLCAPRVYTATIEYAPPAPDSNFHHEISRLKALRLKLSSSTTLKQKLKILDSDAKVKFFLNTHGYKKVLSSLGLGLNELFLVKSMVAAGQDHVFDMGFGFEDREMSSVKTALYSLAKIIEKWDFSNGGNGNVGRENQNGGVLVGEDTQQDFNNLLKVLGEVEEFYDCIGGIIGYQIMVLELLAQSSFETQSINNSNHLHESMECQFLEIHPPIGCDLSSNTEYASQAALWGIEAREFLYFKLYGKQCITPVAIMTSSAKNNHEHITSLCEKLGWFGRGRSSFRLFEQPLVPAVSAEDGQWLVRKPFVPVCKPGGHGVIWKLAYDKGVFQWFYDHGRKGATVRQVSNVVAATDVTLLALAGIGLHHGKKLGFASCKRNMGATEGINVLIEKNLDGEWAYGLSCIEYTEFDKFGITSGHRSPNSLQAEFPANTNILYVDLPSVELVASSRSERSLPGMVLNTKKSIVYTDYFGNRHSVPGGRLECTMQNIADNFLNTYPSRCFKGVEDNLDTFLVYNERRRVTSSAKKKRKPLDTSLHQTPEGSLLDIMRNAYDLLSWCDIDLPEVESNDKYVDSRPPFLIFLHPALGPVWEVTRQKFSGGSISKGSELQVEVAEFLWRNIQLDGSMIIVAENIMGSTRIDDKGELILQHGHRCGRCKLCNITVLNDGIDWTSGDNVYWKHDIHRSEALKVILHGNAEFEAYNVIIQGNHVFEVPDGYKMKITAGDSGLVVQMDLIPQNLMDNGSWFWKYDTKGSHILLELVEL
- the LOC107931842 gene encoding U-box domain-containing protein 1, with the protein product MGSSIFLQSNSLLESLIHLSNEVSSIEKLPSIQVRNVSTMLRRIKVLTSLFEEIQESNNPMLPPSSVLCLSELFSVIRRVKSTMEGCKNGSSLWGLIQTERLSNQFHVFVKEIARALDILPLSLLTVTVDIKEQIELLHRQAKRVELYVDPKEIQTRDVLLTLMASEKNMFDVETVKHVFNSVGLKTVLDYEEEMSKLEDEVHKQAGTGGLIVVSNINKLISLVSYAKSMVFNEESEENDVRQVSGSVGKSTSASFNVPDEFRCPISLDLMKDPVIVASGHTYDRSSIAQWINTGHYTCPKSGQRLIHMALIPNYALKSLVHQWCQENNIPLMECSSNAESEKKTCEKAVDHISATKVAIDSVKRTAEFVVGKLAMGSVDIQRQAAYELRLLAKTGMDNRRIIAEAGAIPFLVTMLSSNDPRTQENAVTALLNLSIFDNNKILIMAAGAIKNIVDVLESGKTMEARENAAAAIFSLSMIDDFKVAIGAHSQAIPALVALLREGTTTGKRDAAMALCNLALYNANKLKTVAAGAVPLLIELLMDDKAGITDDALGVLALLLSCPQGLEAIKKSRPLVPLLIDLLRFGSAEGKENSITLLLGLCKDGGEEVARRLLINPRSIPSLQSLATDGSPKARRKANALLRLLNRCCSQSHNPIG